The Theropithecus gelada isolate Dixy chromosome 3, Tgel_1.0, whole genome shotgun sequence genomic sequence TAGCCCTCTTCTCATatctccactaggcagtgtcccagtgaaGACTcctgtggggctccaaccccacatttcctttctgcaatGCCCTAGCAGAGGTTGTCCATTAGGGCTCTGACCCTGCagtaaacttctgcctggacatccaggtgtttccatacatcctctgaaatatagGAGGAGGTCCCCAcacttcaattcttgacttctgtgcacccacacgctcaacaccacatggaagctgccagggCTTGGGGCTTGCAGCCTCTGAAGTGatggcctgagctgtatcttgatcccttttagccacagctagaatgtagggcaccaagtcctgagactgcgcaaagcagcaaggccctggaaCTGGCCCATggaaccatttttttcctcctaggtgtctgggcctgtgatgggaggggctgccatgaagacctctgacatcccttggagacattttcccattgtcatggtgattaacatttggctcattacttatgcagatttctgcagttggcttgaatttctcttcagaaatgtttttttttcttttctgtctcatccTCAGGCCACAAATGTTCAACtgttccaaacttttatgctctgcttctcttttaaacaatTCCAAACAatatctttgtgaatgcataaaactgaatgcttttaagagcacccaagtcacatcttagaatgctttgctgcttagaaatttctttcaccaaatactcttaattcatctctctcagttcaaaattccacagatctgTATCTATAGGGAGCATGGACAAAATACCACCAGTCTCTTTACTACAGCACAggaagagtgacctttactccagtttctaacaagttcctcatctccacctgagaccacctcagcctggacttcattgccCATATCACTCTCAGCATTGTGGTCAAAAGCTATGCCACAAGTCTCTATGAAGTTCCACGtcttcccacatcttcctgtcttctgagccctccaagtctctaaggagttccaaactttcccacattttcctgtcattTTCTGAGTCTTTCAGACTGTTCCAACcactgcctgttacccagttccaaagtctctttcccattttccagtatccttatagcagtgtcccactcccagtaccaaatAACTGTATTTGATACAAATaaatacctgatactgggtaattaataaaggaaataggtttaattgactcacaattcagcaCTGCTGGGGAGGCCTTCAGGAAACCTATAAtaatggtagaaggcaaaggagaagcaggcaccttcttcccAAGGCAGCAGGAcggagtgccagcaggggaaatgccagatgcttatgaaaccatgagatctcatgacaCTCACTCATTATtgcaagaacagcatgagggaaactgcccccatgatccaattacctccacctggtcctgcccttgacatgagGGAATAATGGGGATTACAAGTCAAGGtcagatttgggtgtggacacagagccaaaccgtatcagctacaaaaggaaaattgttttgcattttgattAGATAGAAATAGACTAATATTTATGTTTCAAACAtcactatattatatatttataaccaAGATTAAAATTCAGTTACTCCCTTCATTAaaaacatacctttttttttttaaataataaatatctgtaAAATGCTAGGCAACATGCAAAAGAAACATCCAAGCATGGCTTTTACTATTGAATTGGGTGGTTAATTCCCAACTGAGTTGCATGACTCCTTCAATTAGCTttagtaaatacatattttcatcaCTCTAGTTTGTAATGAGCTATAAACAAAAATGCCCAAAtaaacaacacattttatttttctcttaaaataaataaaccaaaaataggAAACTTGATTTAGACAATAAGTATTACATATcatacattaataaaatattattctatttacTTGCTCATTTTCAtgatttatatatgttaatatatcatCTCAAACCTTGCTAGCAAAAGAGGTGAATAATACACACTGACATAGCCAACTTATTTTAATGACATACAATTAATACATGAGAAGAGGCAGGTATCCCTATAAATACACAATTGTATAAAAAGGGAATGATCCAAAAGTTGGTTTCATGAGAATTATCTTTCCTTTGGTATCATTATCACATGTCCTCGCTTTATAAAATAAACCTGAAGAAGAGTATGGCTCAGAAACATCTTTAGATACTAAAAGAAAGGGGTACTAATGTCTTATTACATCCTCATTAGGAACAATATGCAATCCTTAAATATCTGCACGACTTTCTTTCAGGAAATCCACCACTCCACATTGAATCCCAGCCTATTTGCAGTTGTGTGTTTGTTACAGGGTATAATTAAAGGGAGCATGGTGCTTTATCAATGTGTTCAATAAGTGACTTTTGATTAACAGTTTGGGGAAATGTCATCATCGGTACTAATAAAATGACAATAGTCTATTTATTGCCAATGGGTCAAAAATATCATGACAAATACAAAAAGTggtacattatattatttttagaaagctTTTGTCATTCAAGGCAAAAATTGAACAGCAACCAGAGATAAGTCTTATtactatatatttcaaaagacAAGATAGCCATGACATTGGTTATTTGATGGAAtaacatcttatttttttcataagagAACTAAGATCAGTATAGGTAAGTTTCATTTGTAGGTAATACTagtatcttttcttcttcttagacTTTCGGAACTTTTGGCTACATTCATTGCCTCTGTTGTTGTCTGTGCTACTATCACTATCGCTTGTTTGCTTTTGCCTCTTTCGTTTATTCATCTGATAAAAGTCAGAGTCACTTGGTTGTTGGTGCGTCCATTTATATGAGGTGGGTCGAGCCTCAAGATCTGGAACATGATTCAGTGAGGAAGACACGGATGCACTACTAGGAAGTGGAGCTGTCATCTGATAAAGGTCAGAGTCACTTGGTTGTTGGTGAGTCCATTTATATGAGCTGGGTCCAGCCTCAAGATCTGGAACATGATTCAGTGAGGAAGACACGGATGCACTATTAGGAAGTGGAGCTGTCATCTCATAGTAAGGAAGCTGCAGCACTGGATTATACGCATGCCACTGCTGTGAAAACAAAAGACATTCATCTACCAAAGCAAATCCAAAAGGTTAAGGAAAAAAGTTAACAGTTTACATGTATTATACAATAGCCATGAATAAACTAAACTGTGTTTTGGTATAAGAAAGACAGTGATCTCTCATAGTAGAAAGGTAGGTGTTTCATTAAAGGGCCAATATAAAGAGGTGAGGTTGTGTATAGCTCACTACAATACAGATTAGTGCTATCCAATggaaatagttttttgtttgtttgtttgtttgttttgagacagggtctcactttgttgcccaggctagagtgcagtggcgtaatcttggctcactgcaacctccacctcctgagttcaagcaattcttctatctcggtctcccaagaagctgggactacaggcgcacaccaccacacccagctaatttttgtatttttagtggagacagcatttcaccatattggtcaggctggtcttgatctcccgacctcaggtgatccacccacctcggcctcctaaagtgctgggatcacaggcgtgagccactgtgcccagccctcatgTAGTTTTAAATCTAATAACTGcaatacaaaagtaaaaagaaacaggtgaaattaaacaatgtattttattatcccaatatatcaatttaaatgatataattttaatatgtaaataacaTAAACTTAATAAGATATTTCACTGTTTCTTCACATGAAGTCTTCAAAATATGAGGTATATTTTATACGTACAGCATATCGCAATCTGAATGctaaatttttcttgaaaataccTGATCTGAATTTAGATTACATCAAATttagaattgaaaaaaatatactcACATGCCCAAGTTGTTTCAAATATACCTAAAAGTTTTCTGAAAACTGAACCAAGTAtcggttttaaattttaatttaaattaattaaaattaaataaaattttaaaactgagctTCCTAGGTGCATATGTGGCTAACTGCCCCCATATTGTACAGCATAGTTATTTATTGTTTAGACAGAGAGAtacttcctttaaaaacaaacaagctctTAACTCAAATTTCTAACTATTCAAAGCAGATTAAAGATTAATAGAGATACCATGAACTTGGGTCTCTCTCctaccccatctctaccaaaagataaaaaatgctCAGATGAAGACATTTAGAGTTTCAGATGAGAACTGATTGTTTACTAATGTTTTACCATAAttaagaaaaggtttttttttttttttaccagaagtTTAAAAGTATCATTTTACAGGAAAATTTCTTT encodes the following:
- the RBM11 gene encoding splicing regulator RBM11 isoform X1; the encoded protein is MFPAQEEADRTVFVGNLEARVREEILYELFLQAGPLTKVTICKDREGKPKSFGFVCFKHPESVSYAIALLNGIRLYGRPINVQYRFGSSHSSEPANQSFESCVKINSYSYRNEEMVVGRSSFPMQCLPIHNTSLPQEYFPFQKMVNECLLFSQQWHAYNPVLQLPYYEMTAPLPNSASVSSSLNHVPDLEAGPSSYKWTHQQPSDSDLYQMTAPLPSSASVSSSLNHVPDLEARPTSYKWTHQQPSDSDFYQMNKRKRQKQTSDSDSSTDNNRGNECSQKFRKSKKKKRY